The segment AATACTGGAAGTTGCGGGCGGCGATGATCTGGCCGCTGAACATCAGCTCCTGCACCGTCACGACGGAGGCGAGCGAAGTGTCCTTGAACAGGGAAATCAGATAGTTGCCGAGGGTCGGCAGGACCACGCGGGTCGCCTGAGGCAGGATCACCTTGCGGAAGGCCAGATAGCGCGACAGGCCCAGGCTGAGGGCCGCTTCGAGCTGCCCCTTCTGGATCGACTGGATGCCGCCGCGAAAGACCTCGCTCAGATAGGCGGCGTAGTGGAGAGACAGGCCCGTGATCGCAGCGGTGATCGGATCGAGCCTGATCCCGGCAGTGGGCAATACGTAATAGATGTAGATGAGCTGCAGGATGAGCGGGGTCGCCCGCATGAATTCGACGAAGACATTGGCCGGCCAGCGGATCAACTTCAGCTCAGACAGTCGCGCCAGGGCCAGCGGGATTGCCATGACGGTGGCCAGCACCATGGTGACAAGAGTGAGAAAGACGGTGAGGCTGAGCCCGCGCAGGAAGACCTGCCAGTAATCGCCGATCACCTCGAAATTCAGAAGATCCATTGGTCGCTGCCCCTGGGAAGTCTCACCGGTCCCCGCTTGGGAGCGGGCGGAATGCCTGAGCATTGCAGCGAGGGGGCCCCGGGGCTCCGGCCTTCCTCGGGCTCGCGGCGGGACGCCTCACCCTGCCACTGCTGCCGCAACAGGCCTCCCTCCCCCAAAAAATGGGAGAGGGACTTTCATGGCATCGTCAATTGTTCAGCGGGAAGAAGAAGAGGTTGGCGTCGGAGAAGCCGTATTTCTTCAGCAGCGCGGAGACCGTGCCGTTGCCGCGAGCCTCGTCGAGACCCATGCTCACGGCGACGCGCAGGGAACAGTCTTCCTTCCGGAGACCGGGCCGCACATAGCCGTAGCCATAGGTGAAGATCAGCTCGTCGGGCACCTTCACACCCTTCACCAGCTCCATTGGAGAGCTTTTATTAGAAGCCAGGAAGAGGTTGATCTTCGTGTCGTCGTCGACCACCGCGCTGACCCGGCCCGTGGCCACGGCGCTGAACTGTTCAGCGTCGGTCTGGAAGGGGACAACCTCGGCGCCGATCTTGCGGAGATACTCGTCAGCGGCAGAGCCGGCGATCGCACCCACAGGCTTGCCCTTCAGGTCGTCATAGGACTTGATCCCGTCGGGATTGCCGGATTTCACCAGAATCGCCGGGCCATACCAGTAGGCGGGGCTGGTGAAGGAAATGACCTTCTTGCGATCCGGCGTGATGTGCAGGGCCGCGACCATGTCGATGCGCTTGGCGAGCAGGGCCGGAATCAGCTGGCCGAAGGGCATGACCTCATATTTGATATTGTTGATTTCGGCCCATTTGAGAGCCGCTTCGTCGATCTCGACCTCGAGGCCTTCCGCTTTTTGCGTGCCCGGATTGAGCGAGGTGAATGGCGGGGAGGGCGAGATGCCCACCACGATCCCCTCAGTCTTGGCCTTCTCATATGACCCGTCGCCGCAATTCTCGATCAGCGGCGTAGCCTCGTGCGGAAGCTCCTGTGCGACGGCGCTGCCTGCGCCCAAGCCGAGTAGGAGCGCCGTGACTGCAACGGAAAATCTCATCTGCATTCTCCCCTGTCCCTGTCTGTTCAACCCACCTTGGCCGAGTGCAGTTTGCAGCTTGAAGTCGACCGTCGAAGCCGCTAGCGTGCATTGGCCTTACCAATTCAGCAGGTTGTTCAGCCGTCCGCAAGAAGTTTGTGCAAATCCGAGACCGTCGCAGAACGGTCCGTCGACGAGAGGCAGCCAGGATGGGGAGTAGACGGACGCTTAGCCATGACGAGTGACCTGACCATCGACCGGGTCGAGACCTGGGCGTGCAGCCTGCCGCTGCCCTCCGCTCTCTCCTTCGGAAACTTTACCGTGACGTCCCGCCAGTATGCAGCGGTGCGGATCACCACGCGCTGCGGGCTCGTCGCCGACTGCCTCGGACATACCCGCCGATCGCCGGTGGACGTGGCGATCGCCGACCTCCTGGCACCCCGCCTCGTGGGGAAGGATGCCGGAAATCACGGCGAGCGGCTGGCGGATCTGCGGCGCGCAACCTTGGCCATCGAGGATGACGGCGTCATCGGCCGCGCCCGCTCCATGGTGGATATCTGCCTGTGGGATCTGCGTGCCCAAGCCCTCGGTGTGCCGGTCTGGCAGCTGCTCGGCGGTCATCAACGGCAGGTGCGGGTGGGACTCGTCGAGGGCTATGAGATCGAAGGCGAAGGAGAGGACGACATCGCCGCCCGCCTTACGGCGCGGGCGGACGAAGGCTACGACTTCTTCAAGATGGAAGCCGCTCATTATGGCGAGCCGCGCCCCATTCGGCGGATTCTCGAAACGGTGAGACGGTCGGTCCCGAAGGCCGAATTCACCTGCGATCTCGCCTGGTCGTGGAAAACGGCCCGGCAGGGGCTGGAGGCCGCCGATCTGTGGCAGGATCTCGGCATCGGCTGGATCGAGGATCCCATGCCGCGGACGCGGGTGTCCGAGATCGCCTTCCTGCGCCAGCATTCCAAGGTGCCGATCGGGCTCGGAGACGAATGCACGCGCCCGCTCGACCTCGAGAACTTGATGGAACGGGAGGCCATCGACGTCGTGCGGGTGGATGCGACCACCATCGGGGGCTTCACCGCCGCCCTGAGCCTCGCTGCCCGAGCGGTGTCGAAAGGCTTCCGCGTGTCCTATCACGTCAATCCGGAAGTCCATCGCCATTGCGTCTTCGCCGATGACGCTGCCGACCATATCGAGGTGTTTCCCGCCGACCGGCCCTTCGACTGCTCGCATATGCTGATCGAAGCGCCCGCCTTCGCCGATATCGAGCGTGGGCACCTGTCGCCGCCGACCGCGCCCGGCACCGGGCTCCGCCTGAACAGCGACGCGCTTGCCCATTATGCCTATCGCCACGCCATCCACAAAGGCGACTAGCATGACGTCAGACGCCAAAGCCGTCTTCATCACCGGCGGTGCCAATGGCATCGGCTGGGCCACCGCGGAGACCTTCGCTGCCCGGGGCTGGCACGTCACCATCGCCGATGTGGAGATCGCGCGCGCACGGACCCGAGCCGAGGGCTTCGCAGGCAAAATGCTGGCGCTGCCTCTCGACGTCACCGATCGCGTCGCGGTGGACCAGGCCTTCGCCTCGGCCACCGCGCATTGGGGCCGCCTCGATGCGCTCATCAACAATGCCGGCATTCAACGGCATGCCCCGCTGGAGAGCCTGACCTTCGAGAATTGGAACGCGGTGCTCGACGTCAACCTGCATGGCGCATTGCACTGTCTGCAGGCCGCAGGGCGGATCATGCTGGCCCAGGGCAGCGGTGCCATCGTCAATCTCGCCTCCATCGCTGCGACCCGCGGTGCCCCGGGTCGCGCTCCCTATGCGGTGTCGAAGGCCGCCATCGCGTCGCTGACGAAGACTGCTGCCGTGGAGTGGACCGCCCGCGGCGTGCGGGTCAATGCGGTCGCCCCCGGCTATGTCGAGACCGATCTGGTGACCGTCGCCGTCGCGGAGGGGCGCCTGAACACCGTGCCGATGATCGAGCGGACGCCGGCGCGACGGCTGGCCGATCCCTCGGAGATCGCGCGGGCCATCTATTTCCTCTGCACGGAGGATGCCTCCTATGTCAGCGGTCATGTGCTGCATGTGGATGGCGGCTTCGAAGCCGATTACGGCGTCCCGTTCTTTCCACCCAAAGCCCTGCCATGACCCGTATCGTCGTGACCGACAGCACCTTCGGCGCGTTGCCGCATGAGCAGGCAGTGGCCGCCCGGCACGGCGCGCAGTTGGACAGCTTCCAGTGCCGGACCGCTGAAGAGGTGGTGGCCGCCGTCGAGGGGGCGGATGCCGTCTTCGTTCAGTTCGCGCCCATGACGGACGCCGCGCTCAGCGCTCTGAAGACAGGGGCGACCGTGGTGCGCTACGGCGTCGGCTTCGACAATATCGACGTCATCGCCGCGCGTCGGCTCGGGGTTCAGGTCGCGTATGTGCCGGATTATTGCGTGGACGAAGTCGCCGACCACACGCTGGCCATGCTGCTCTCACTCTACCGGAAGCTCCCGGCCCTGGACGCCTCGGTGCGAGGGGGGGACTGGAGCGCCGTCGCGGTGTCGCGTCCCTTGAGACCCGCAGCCGAGACGGTCATAGGCTTCCTCGGCCTCGGCCGCATCGGTCGGGCAGTGCTGGCGCGGCTGCGTCCCTTCGGTTTCCCGATCATGGTTGCCGATCCGATGCTCGACGCGGCGAGCGCGGCCAGCCTCGGCGTGGGCTCCTCAAGCTTCGAGGCAATGCTGCCGCAGGTCGATGCGCTGCTGCTGCATGCGCCGGTCACCCCCGAGACGCGGGAGATCATCAATGCAGTCTCGCTGGCGCGGATGAAGACGGGCGCCGTCATCGTCAATTGCTCGCGCGGTGCGCTGATCGACGAGGCGGCCCTGGCGGAGGCCCTGACCCGAGGCCATCTCGGGGCGGCCGCCCTCGATGTCTTTGCCACCGAGCCGTTGCTCGCGACGTCGCCGCTCAGGCAGGCGCCCAACCTGCTGTTGTCGCCGCATGCGGCCTGGTATTCTGATGCCGCCATGGACACGCTCCAGCGCCTCGCCGCCGACGAGATCGATCGTGCGCTGAGCGGAAGGCCGCCACGATGCCCCGTCCCATGACCGCCCGCACCGGTGCCTCCATGGAGGATTTCGCTCCGATCGAACGGGTGTCGGTCGCCGAGCAGGTGGCGCGGAACCTCCTGGACCTGATCCGCTCGGGAAGCGTCCGGCCCGGCCAGCAGCTGCCGACGGAGCGCGATCTCGCCGCAACCCTCCAGGTCTCGCGTCCCTCTGTGCGCGAGGCCCTGAGGGGATTGCAGATCCTCGGCGTCGTCAAGGTACGGCAGGGTGGGGGCGTGTTCGTCAGCTCGCTGGAAGCGGCGGAAATCCTGGCGCCGCTGCAGATGCTGATCACGCTCACGGAGGAGAACTTCGAGGCGCTGCACGAATCTCGCGTCGTGGTCGAAGGGGCCATGGGACGACGTCTGGCGGAGAAGGTCGATACAGGCACGATCGTGCGGCTCACCAAGATGGCGGAGATCCAGAAGGGCCTCATCCGCAATCCGGTCGCATTCCGCGTGTCCGACATGGAGTTCCATCGCACCCTCGGTGCCGCGCTCGACAATCCCTTCCTCGAGCGCATCTCGGAGGCGCTCTACTTCCTCGGCAACGAATATCGCAAGATCGCCTGGGAGACCCCGGGGGTGCTCGCGCGGTCCGTCGAGGACCATGTGCAGATCATCGCCGCGCTCGAGACGCGGGACGCTGCAGGCATCGAGGCGGCGATGGTCCAGCATATGCGCAGCGTGCACGAGACCACGCGCGCCGCCATGGTCGCGAAGGGAGAGGCCGATGAGTGACTGGAAGAGCCAGGCCGCCGACCGGCTCACTCTGGAGCGCATCCTCGCTCCCGGCTTTTCCACACCCTTCGATGCTCCCACGGTGCCGCCCTTTCCCTTCGGCTTCCGGAATGCGGAGGTCTTGACGCTCGCCTGGCGGACGGATGAAGAGGCAGTGGCGCGGATCCTGCCGCCGCCGCTGGAGCCGGCCTCCGACATCGTTCTCGCGCATATCTACAAGATGAACGATACGGAGTGGCTCGGACCTTATTACGAAAGCAACGTCATGGTCGGATGCCGCTATGGCCCGACAGGGCAGGCGGGCGGGTACTCACCCTATCTGTTCCTGTCCTCGGATGGCGGCGTCGTCCATGGGCGCGAGGTGCATGGGCAGCCAAAGAAGCTCGGGGCGCCGAA is part of the Rhodoligotrophos appendicifer genome and harbors:
- a CDS encoding amino acid ABC transporter permease: MDLLNFEVIGDYWQVFLRGLSLTVFLTLVTMVLATVMAIPLALARLSELKLIRWPANVFVEFMRATPLILQLIYIYYVLPTAGIRLDPITAAITGLSLHYAAYLSEVFRGGIQSIQKGQLEAALSLGLSRYLAFRKVILPQATRVVLPTLGNYLISLFKDTSLASVVTVQELMFSGQIIAARNFQYFTVYTVTAILYFAVCYPSGLAVRALEDYTRKGWVAKDAKAKG
- a CDS encoding mandelate racemase/muconate lactonizing enzyme family protein; the encoded protein is MTSDLTIDRVETWACSLPLPSALSFGNFTVTSRQYAAVRITTRCGLVADCLGHTRRSPVDVAIADLLAPRLVGKDAGNHGERLADLRRATLAIEDDGVIGRARSMVDICLWDLRAQALGVPVWQLLGGHQRQVRVGLVEGYEIEGEGEDDIAARLTARADEGYDFFKMEAAHYGEPRPIRRILETVRRSVPKAEFTCDLAWSWKTARQGLEAADLWQDLGIGWIEDPMPRTRVSEIAFLRQHSKVPIGLGDECTRPLDLENLMEREAIDVVRVDATTIGGFTAALSLAARAVSKGFRVSYHVNPEVHRHCVFADDAADHIEVFPADRPFDCSHMLIEAPAFADIERGHLSPPTAPGTGLRLNSDALAHYAYRHAIHKGD
- a CDS encoding SDR family NAD(P)-dependent oxidoreductase, encoding MTSDAKAVFITGGANGIGWATAETFAARGWHVTIADVEIARARTRAEGFAGKMLALPLDVTDRVAVDQAFASATAHWGRLDALINNAGIQRHAPLESLTFENWNAVLDVNLHGALHCLQAAGRIMLAQGSGAIVNLASIAATRGAPGRAPYAVSKAAIASLTKTAAVEWTARGVRVNAVAPGYVETDLVTVAVAEGRLNTVPMIERTPARRLADPSEIARAIYFLCTEDASYVSGHVLHVDGGFEADYGVPFFPPKALP
- a CDS encoding substrate-binding periplasmic protein, giving the protein MRFSVAVTALLLGLGAGSAVAQELPHEATPLIENCGDGSYEKAKTEGIVVGISPSPPFTSLNPGTQKAEGLEVEIDEAALKWAEINNIKYEVMPFGQLIPALLAKRIDMVAALHITPDRKKVISFTSPAYWYGPAILVKSGNPDGIKSYDDLKGKPVGAIAGSAADEYLRKIGAEVVPFQTDAEQFSAVATGRVSAVVDDDTKINLFLASNKSSPMELVKGVKVPDELIFTYGYGYVRPGLRKEDCSLRVAVSMGLDEARGNGTVSALLKKYGFSDANLFFFPLNN
- a CDS encoding FadR/GntR family transcriptional regulator; this translates as MTARTGASMEDFAPIERVSVAEQVARNLLDLIRSGSVRPGQQLPTERDLAATLQVSRPSVREALRGLQILGVVKVRQGGGVFVSSLEAAEILAPLQMLITLTEENFEALHESRVVVEGAMGRRLAEKVDTGTIVRLTKMAEIQKGLIRNPVAFRVSDMEFHRTLGAALDNPFLERISEALYFLGNEYRKIAWETPGVLARSVEDHVQIIAALETRDAAGIEAAMVQHMRSVHETTRAAMVAKGEADE
- a CDS encoding acetoacetate decarboxylase produces the protein MSDWKSQAADRLTLERILAPGFSTPFDAPTVPPFPFGFRNAEVLTLAWRTDEEAVARILPPPLEPASDIVLAHIYKMNDTEWLGPYYESNVMVGCRYGPTGQAGGYSPYLFLSSDGGVVHGREVHGQPKKLGAPKLEARGDAWVGTIERNGIDLLTGTMAYKQQRAEIARMSGYFDFALNINLKAIDHIDGTPAIRQLTARRLGSLTVHECWSGPCTVELRPNIQAPVYRLPVRDMLEGFWWRADFSLVPGEILHDYLSR
- a CDS encoding C-terminal binding protein; amino-acid sequence: MTRIVVTDSTFGALPHEQAVAARHGAQLDSFQCRTAEEVVAAVEGADAVFVQFAPMTDAALSALKTGATVVRYGVGFDNIDVIAARRLGVQVAYVPDYCVDEVADHTLAMLLSLYRKLPALDASVRGGDWSAVAVSRPLRPAAETVIGFLGLGRIGRAVLARLRPFGFPIMVADPMLDAASAASLGVGSSSFEAMLPQVDALLLHAPVTPETREIINAVSLARMKTGAVIVNCSRGALIDEAALAEALTRGHLGAAALDVFATEPLLATSPLRQAPNLLLSPHAAWYSDAAMDTLQRLAADEIDRALSGRPPRCPVP